From one Rosa rugosa chromosome 4, drRosRugo1.1, whole genome shotgun sequence genomic stretch:
- the LOC133745904 gene encoding tRNA (carboxymethyluridine(34)-5-O)-methyltransferase isoform X2: MSAGSGIFRTMREVKVKGVSGLCTLDSDNESQILQSESASVSQRCSSPNVQSTPEIEKKYVHHVYDAIAPHFSSTRFAKWPKVANFLSSLPAGTLVLDAGCGNGKYLGFNPNCFSIGCDISAPLIKICADRGHEVLVADALVLPYRTGFGDAAISIAVLHHLSTESRRKKAIEELVRVVKKGGLVLITVWAVEQEDKALVSKWTPLTEKYGEEWIGPGSPRVRSPSSRTLESIPETEDRILGESVKHSNQSSVQTLQQMRSQNEGKTRASDDIKNTNNQQEYFVPWHLPYHRAEINGASACAVANGLAKKDDKKGAVVYNRYYHVFSEGELERLVSGMDDAVIVDRFFDKSNWCIVLEKTL; this comes from the exons ATGTCTGCTGGATCAG GAATCTTCCGTACAATGAGAGAAGTCAAGGTAAAAGGTGTTTCGGGGTTGTGTACTCTTGATTCTGATAATGAATCGCAAATCCTACAATCTGAATCGGCTAGTGTCAGCCAGAGATGTTCATCTCCAAATGTGCAGTCCACGCCTGAAATAGAAAAGAAGTATGTCCATCATGTTTATGATGCTATCGCACCCCATTTCAGTTCCACCCGGTTTGCTAAGTGGCCAAAAGTAGCCAATTTTTTATCTTCCTTACCTGCAGGAACTCTTGTGCTCGATGCAGGATGTGGAAATGGGAAGTACTTGGGATTTAATCCCAATTGTTTTTCCATAGGGTGTGACATAAGTGCTCCTCTTATCAAAATTTGTGCAGATAGAGGGCATGAAGTTTTGGTTGCAGATGCTCTAGTTCTACCCTATAGAACTGGTTTTGGTGATGCAGCTATCTCTATAGCTGTATTACATCATCTGAGTACAGAGAGCAGGAGGAAAAAAGCAATCGAAGAGTTAGTCCGAGTTGTGAAAAAGGGTGGTCTAGTTCTAATAACAGTTTGGgctgtggaacaagaagataaAGCATTAGTTTCTAAATGGACCCCACTCACCGAAAAGTATGGAGAAGAGTGGATAGGACCTGGTAGTCCTCGTGTGCGTAGTCCGTCGTCCCGCACATTGGAAAGCATTCCAGAAACAGAGGATAGAATTTTGGGAGAGAGTGTGAAACATTCCAACCAGAGTTCTGTGCAGACTTTGCAACAAATGCGCTCTCAAAATGAAGGTAAAACAAGGGCTTCAGATGATATAAAGAATACAAATAATCAACAAGAATATTTCGTCCCCTGGCACTTGCCATATCATCGTGCTGAAATAAATGGTGCTTCGGCTTGTGCTGTTGCAAATGGCCTTGCAAAGAAAGATGATAAGAAGGGTGCTGTAGTGTACAACAGATATTACCATGTTTTTAGTGAAGGCGAGCTTGAAAG GCTGGTATCTGGTATGGATGATGCTGTAATTGTTGATCGATTTTTTGACAAATCCAACTGGTGTATTGTCCTTGAGAAAACATTATGA
- the LOC133745904 gene encoding tRNA (carboxymethyluridine(34)-5-O)-methyltransferase isoform X1, with protein sequence MFCDALRASRSFYLSREALHLPTVIIGRVCHSGIFRTMREVKVKGVSGLCTLDSDNESQILQSESASVSQRCSSPNVQSTPEIEKKYVHHVYDAIAPHFSSTRFAKWPKVANFLSSLPAGTLVLDAGCGNGKYLGFNPNCFSIGCDISAPLIKICADRGHEVLVADALVLPYRTGFGDAAISIAVLHHLSTESRRKKAIEELVRVVKKGGLVLITVWAVEQEDKALVSKWTPLTEKYGEEWIGPGSPRVRSPSSRTLESIPETEDRILGESVKHSNQSSVQTLQQMRSQNEGKTRASDDIKNTNNQQEYFVPWHLPYHRAEINGASACAVANGLAKKDDKKGAVVYNRYYHVFSEGELERLVSGMDDAVIVDRFFDKSNWCIVLEKTL encoded by the exons ATGTTTTGTGATGCTCTGAGAGCAAGTAGATCCTTTTATTTGTCAAGGGAGGCCTTGCATCTTCCAACTGTAATAATTGGTCGTGTTTGTCATTCAGGAATCTTCCGTACAATGAGAGAAGTCAAGGTAAAAGGTGTTTCGGGGTTGTGTACTCTTGATTCTGATAATGAATCGCAAATCCTACAATCTGAATCGGCTAGTGTCAGCCAGAGATGTTCATCTCCAAATGTGCAGTCCACGCCTGAAATAGAAAAGAAGTATGTCCATCATGTTTATGATGCTATCGCACCCCATTTCAGTTCCACCCGGTTTGCTAAGTGGCCAAAAGTAGCCAATTTTTTATCTTCCTTACCTGCAGGAACTCTTGTGCTCGATGCAGGATGTGGAAATGGGAAGTACTTGGGATTTAATCCCAATTGTTTTTCCATAGGGTGTGACATAAGTGCTCCTCTTATCAAAATTTGTGCAGATAGAGGGCATGAAGTTTTGGTTGCAGATGCTCTAGTTCTACCCTATAGAACTGGTTTTGGTGATGCAGCTATCTCTATAGCTGTATTACATCATCTGAGTACAGAGAGCAGGAGGAAAAAAGCAATCGAAGAGTTAGTCCGAGTTGTGAAAAAGGGTGGTCTAGTTCTAATAACAGTTTGGgctgtggaacaagaagataaAGCATTAGTTTCTAAATGGACCCCACTCACCGAAAAGTATGGAGAAGAGTGGATAGGACCTGGTAGTCCTCGTGTGCGTAGTCCGTCGTCCCGCACATTGGAAAGCATTCCAGAAACAGAGGATAGAATTTTGGGAGAGAGTGTGAAACATTCCAACCAGAGTTCTGTGCAGACTTTGCAACAAATGCGCTCTCAAAATGAAGGTAAAACAAGGGCTTCAGATGATATAAAGAATACAAATAATCAACAAGAATATTTCGTCCCCTGGCACTTGCCATATCATCGTGCTGAAATAAATGGTGCTTCGGCTTGTGCTGTTGCAAATGGCCTTGCAAAGAAAGATGATAAGAAGGGTGCTGTAGTGTACAACAGATATTACCATGTTTTTAGTGAAGGCGAGCTTGAAAG GCTGGTATCTGGTATGGATGATGCTGTAATTGTTGATCGATTTTTTGACAAATCCAACTGGTGTATTGTCCTTGAGAAAACATTATGA
- the LOC133742821 gene encoding aminotransferase ALD1, chloroplastic-like, with translation MIYSSNSENESKVGKLLQSQKGHCTKVLRSVNMENLQNEYLFPEIFMREFLHTQKYPHARVIRLGIGNTTEPIPDIITSAMAEHAHALSTVEGYRGYGAEQGHMALRMSIAERFYTNMGIEGNEVFVSDGAQCDISRLQMLLGSNMTVAVQDPSFPAYIDSSVIAGRAGNFQEETGKYKDIVYLNCRPENNFFPDLSTASRADLIFFCSPNNPTGNAASWHQLKQLVEFAKANGSIIVYDSSYAAYISDGSPRSIYEIPGAREVAIEISSFSKFAGFTGVRLGWTVVPEELLYANGFPVIKDYNRIVCTCFNGASNIAQAGGLACLSAEGYQAITNVVDYYKENAKIIIDTFRALGLKVYGGKNAPYIWVHFPGLSSWDVFNQILEKTHIVTIPGKGFGPAGEGYIRVGAFGHRETILEASARLKNFLVTDNI, from the exons ATGATTTACAGTTCAAACTCTGAAAATGAGAGCAAAGTTGGGAAGCTATTACAATCTCAAAAAG GTCATTGCACAAAAGTCTTGCGCAGTGTCAATATGGAGAACTTGCAAAACGAATATTTGTTTCCAGAG ATATTCATGCGCGAGTTTCTGCATACTCAGAAGTACCCACATGCAAGAGTAATTAGACTTGGTATAGGTAATACTACAGAACCTATACCAGACATCATCACATCTGCTATGGCTGAG CATGCACATGCTCTATCAACAGTTGAAGGTTACAGAGGGTACGGAGCTGAGCAAGGCCACATG GCATTGAGAATGTCAATTGCAGAAAGATTCTACACGAATATGGGCATAGAAGGCAATGAGGTGTTTGTATCAGATGGTGCCCAATGTGACATTTCTCGCCTTCAA ATGCTTTTAGGTTCCAACATGACAGTAGCTGTGCAAGACCCTTCTTTCCCG GCATACATAGATTCTAGTGTCATTGCTGGTCGAGCTGGCAACTTTCAGGAGGAAACCGGGAAGTATAAGGACATTGTCTACCTCAATTGCAGACCTGAGAATAATTTTTTTCCTGACTTATCAACTGCTTCAAGGGCGGATCTCATATTTTTCTGCTCTCCAAACAATCCAACTGGAAATGCTGCATCATGGCATCAACTAAAGCAACTGGTGGAGTTTGCTAAAGCAAATGGATCAATCATAGTTTATGACTCCTCATATGCTGCTTATATATCAGATGGAAGCCCAAGATCAATTTACGAAATTCCTGGTGCCAGAGAG GTTGCAATTGAAATATCATCCTTCTCCAAATTTGCGGGGTTCACAGGAGTCCGACTTGGTTGGACGGTTGTCCCTGAAGAGTTGTTGTATGCAAATGGATTTCCGGTCATAAAAGATTATAACCGCATAGTGTGCACCTGCTTCAATGGTGCATCAAATATAGCTCAGGCTGGAGGGCTGGCATGCCTTTCTGCAGAAGGTTATCAG GCTATAACAAATGTGGTTGACTACTACAAGGAGAATGCAAAAATCATTATCGACACATTCAGAGCACTTGGGTTGAAGGTGTATGGAGGCAAAAATGCTCCTTATATATGGGTACATTTTCCAGGGTTGAGTTCATGGGATGTGTTCAATCAAATTCTTGAAAAGACACACATAGTGACCATACCAGGAAAGGGCTTTGGTCCTGCAGGTGAAGGGTATATCAGAGTTGGTGCTTTTGGGCACAGAGAAACCATATTGGAAGCTTCAGCAAGGCTAAAGAATTTTCTTGTAACTGATAATATTTGA